The Flavobacterium marginilacus genome window below encodes:
- a CDS encoding SDR family oxidoreductase yields the protein MKTDFLLKDKVIVVTGATGILGGAFVDGIAEAGATVGILGRNEKVANERAKEITDKGGNAIALIADVTIEADLIAARDLILSKYGKIDGLVNAAGGNMPDAVVQPDQDVFKLNMDALQQVINLNLFGTLLPTQIFGEAMKDTVGKGSIVNISSVSTVAAMTKVLGYSLAKSAIDSYTKWFAVELAKRYGDKIRMNSIAPGFFLTEQNRTLLTNADGSLTERGNLVIQNTPYGRFGNPEELIGGLVWLLSDASKFATGSKVTLDGGFTIFSGV from the coding sequence TTGAAAACAGATTTCTTATTAAAAGATAAAGTTATTGTAGTTACAGGTGCTACCGGAATTCTAGGCGGTGCATTTGTGGATGGAATTGCCGAGGCTGGAGCAACAGTTGGAATCTTGGGCAGAAATGAAAAAGTAGCAAATGAGCGTGCAAAAGAGATTACTGATAAAGGCGGAAATGCAATTGCTTTGATAGCTGATGTTACCATAGAAGCAGATTTAATTGCAGCTCGTGATTTGATCCTTTCTAAATATGGTAAAATTGACGGTTTGGTTAATGCAGCCGGTGGAAATATGCCAGACGCTGTAGTACAGCCAGATCAGGATGTTTTTAAATTAAATATGGATGCTTTGCAGCAGGTAATAAATCTTAACTTGTTTGGAACGCTTTTACCAACCCAAATTTTTGGAGAAGCTATGAAAGACACTGTTGGCAAAGGGAGCATTGTGAATATTTCTTCAGTATCTACAGTTGCAGCAATGACAAAGGTTTTAGGATACAGCTTAGCAAAATCGGCTATCGATTCTTATACTAAATGGTTTGCAGTAGAACTTGCCAAACGTTATGGTGATAAAATCCGAATGAATTCAATAGCTCCAGGTTTCTTTTTAACGGAACAAAACAGAACTTTGTTGACCAATGCTGACGGCAGTCTGACTGAAAGAGGTAATTTGGTAATTCAAAATACTCCTTACGGACGTTTTGGTAATCCAGAAGAGTTGATTGGAGGTTTGGTTTGGCTGTTAAGTGATGCGTCTAAATTTGCAACTGGATCAAAAGTAACTTTAGACGGTGGTTTTACAATTTTTAGCGGAGTTTAA
- a CDS encoding DUF3857 domain-containing protein, whose translation MKIKNLTLLFFLALFCSNAGAQEFKLGKVSIAELEQKVHPKDSSAVAAILFKKGVTSFVFSQEEGFDVLNEITVRIKIYKKEGYDWANKQVGFLVGNGTSKEKVSFSDAVTYNLVDGKIEKTKLKSEGEFIEKVNKFWNRKKITLPNVKEGSVIEYKYAIRTNNIGMLREFDFQTDIPVNHSEYITYIPEYFVYNTKLKGFITPKTTIEKTNQSLTINSKERSGGGWTASSTSFTSDKIDYHETKTTYVVENAPAMKDEAFVNNIDNFTTSLAQELSMIQYPNRPIKPYSTDWNSVAKTIYEYDDFGPELNKTGYFEDDLKAVVAGLTSQNEIVLAVLNYVKAAVKWNGDYGYSCDNGVKKAYKDKTGNVGDINLMLTAMLRTAGLKANPVLVSTRSNGISIFPNRTAYNYVIAAVETSEGLILVDATNKYSNPNVLPFRDLNWFGRLIRKDGSSEDVDLMPKMASTDNVLMMYSIESNGKITGKLRRQRTDQNAMSFRAKIENVKEEEYLEKLENENQKIEIADYTRTNEKDVKLPIIETCSFTGTNLCEVIGEKIYINPLLFFTKEHNPFKQETREYPIDYGFPFIENYNININIPDGYVVETLPKSAQLNMEENIGGFKFRINAAENKIQLIISHQINTPIISSEYYSMIKDYYQGMIAKQTEKIVLKKV comes from the coding sequence ATGAAAATTAAAAATTTAACCCTGCTGTTTTTTTTAGCATTATTTTGTTCCAATGCAGGTGCCCAAGAATTTAAATTAGGTAAAGTCTCCATTGCAGAATTAGAACAAAAAGTACATCCAAAAGATTCTTCAGCTGTAGCTGCTATTTTGTTTAAAAAGGGAGTAACCAGTTTTGTGTTTTCTCAAGAGGAAGGCTTTGATGTACTTAATGAAATTACCGTGCGCATTAAAATTTATAAAAAAGAGGGTTACGATTGGGCAAATAAGCAGGTAGGTTTTTTAGTTGGAAATGGTACTAGTAAAGAAAAAGTTTCCTTTTCGGATGCGGTAACTTATAATTTAGTAGATGGTAAAATAGAAAAAACAAAGCTTAAAAGTGAGGGTGAATTTATAGAAAAAGTTAATAAATTTTGGAATAGGAAAAAAATAACCTTGCCTAATGTAAAAGAAGGTTCTGTGATAGAATATAAATATGCAATACGAACTAATAATATTGGAATGCTGAGAGAATTTGATTTTCAAACAGATATTCCTGTAAATCACTCAGAATATATAACCTACATACCCGAATACTTTGTATATAACACTAAACTAAAAGGGTTTATTACTCCAAAAACCACAATAGAAAAAACGAATCAGTCTCTTACTATCAACAGCAAAGAAAGATCAGGAGGGGGATGGACTGCCAGCAGTACTAGTTTTACATCTGATAAAATTGATTATCACGAAACAAAAACAACGTATGTTGTCGAAAATGCTCCTGCTATGAAAGACGAGGCATTTGTAAATAATATTGACAATTTTACAACTAGCTTGGCTCAGGAATTATCAATGATACAATATCCAAACAGACCTATTAAACCATATTCTACAGACTGGAATTCTGTAGCAAAAACCATTTATGAATATGATGATTTTGGACCAGAGCTGAATAAAACAGGTTATTTTGAAGACGATTTAAAAGCGGTTGTCGCAGGATTGACTTCACAGAATGAAATTGTTTTAGCGGTTTTAAATTATGTAAAAGCTGCAGTGAAATGGAATGGAGATTATGGCTATTCCTGTGATAATGGAGTTAAAAAAGCATATAAAGATAAAACTGGAAATGTAGGCGATATTAATTTAATGCTTACCGCTATGCTGCGTACAGCTGGCTTAAAGGCAAATCCTGTTTTGGTAAGCACCCGATCTAACGGAATTTCAATTTTTCCTAATAGAACTGCTTACAATTACGTGATTGCTGCAGTAGAGACTTCAGAAGGCTTGATACTGGTAGATGCAACAAACAAATATTCTAATCCAAATGTATTGCCTTTTAGAGATTTAAATTGGTTCGGTAGATTGATAAGAAAAGATGGTTCATCAGAAGATGTTGATCTGATGCCTAAAATGGCTTCAACTGACAATGTATTAATGATGTATTCTATCGAGAGTAACGGAAAAATTACTGGAAAATTAAGAAGACAGAGAACCGATCAGAATGCAATGAGTTTCAGGGCGAAAATTGAGAATGTAAAAGAGGAAGAATATCTGGAAAAATTAGAAAATGAAAATCAAAAAATTGAAATTGCAGATTATACCAGAACCAATGAGAAGGATGTGAAATTACCAATTATAGAAACGTGTTCTTTTACAGGTACCAACCTATGTGAAGTCATAGGAGAAAAAATATATATTAATCCATTGTTGTTTTTTACCAAAGAACACAATCCTTTTAAACAAGAAACTAGAGAATATCCTATTGATTATGGTTTTCCATTTATAGAAAATTACAATATCAATATTAATATTCCTGACGGATATGTCGTAGAAACATTGCCAAAGTCGGCTCAGTTAAATATGGAAGAAAATATAGGCGGGTTTAAATTTAGAATAAATGCTGCTGAAAATAAAATACAGCTGATTATTTCCCATCAGATAAATACTCCAATCATATCCTCAGAATATTATTCTATGATAAAAGACTATTATCAGGGAATGATTGCCAAACAAACCGAAAAAATTGTTTTGAAAAAAGTGTAA
- the queA gene encoding tRNA preQ1(34) S-adenosylmethionine ribosyltransferase-isomerase QueA, translated as MKLSHFNFNLPKELLAEYPAENRDESRLMIVDRKNQTITHKMFKDVIDYFDDGDVLILNNTKVFPARLYGNKEKTGARIEVFLLRELNAEQRLWDVLVDPARKIRIGNKLYFGDDDSLVAEVIDNTTSRGRTLRFLYDGSYEEFRNKLTELGETPIPKYINREVTPEDAERYQTIYAKEEGAVAAPTAGLHFSKHLLKRLEIKGVKFAEVTLHVGLGTFNPVEVEDLSKHKMDSEELKITQEACDVVNTAKAAKKRICTVGTTSMRAVESSVSSQNTLNPYDGWTNKFVFPPHDFAIPTCMITNFHTPKSTLLMMVSAFCGHDLMKRAYEEAIKEGYKFYSYGDAMLII; from the coding sequence ATGAAATTATCCCACTTTAACTTCAATTTACCAAAAGAACTTCTTGCAGAATATCCAGCCGAAAACAGAGATGAGTCTCGTTTGATGATTGTAGACCGCAAGAATCAGACGATAACACATAAAATGTTCAAAGACGTTATCGATTATTTTGATGATGGTGATGTTTTAATTTTGAATAATACTAAAGTTTTTCCAGCCCGTTTATATGGGAATAAAGAAAAAACTGGTGCAAGAATTGAAGTGTTTTTGTTAAGAGAGCTAAACGCAGAACAAAGACTTTGGGACGTTTTGGTAGATCCGGCACGTAAAATCAGAATCGGGAATAAATTATACTTTGGCGACGATGATTCATTGGTGGCTGAGGTAATTGACAATACAACTTCACGCGGAAGAACATTGCGTTTTCTTTATGATGGATCTTATGAAGAATTCAGAAATAAATTGACTGAACTAGGAGAAACTCCTATTCCAAAATACATTAACCGTGAAGTGACTCCAGAAGACGCTGAGCGTTATCAGACGATTTATGCTAAAGAAGAAGGAGCTGTAGCAGCACCAACTGCTGGTTTGCACTTCTCTAAACATTTATTGAAAAGATTAGAAATTAAAGGAGTTAAATTTGCAGAAGTGACGCTTCACGTTGGTTTAGGGACTTTCAATCCAGTTGAGGTTGAAGATTTGTCAAAACACAAAATGGACTCCGAAGAGCTGAAAATCACTCAGGAAGCCTGTGATGTTGTAAACACGGCAAAGGCAGCAAAGAAAAGAATCTGTACGGTAGGAACTACTTCTATGCGTGCTGTAGAAAGTTCAGTTTCTTCACAAAACACGCTGAATCCTTATGATGGATGGACAAACAAATTCGTTTTCCCTCCTCACGATTTTGCTATTCCAACTTGTATGATTACGAATTTCCATACTCCAAAATCTACTTTGTTAATGATGGTTTCTGCTTTCTGCGGACACGATTTAATGAAAAGAGCATACGAAGAAGCAATCAAAGAAGGATATAAATTCTATTCTTATGGAGATGCCATGCTGATTATCTAA
- the kynU gene encoding kynureninase, whose translation MDFENTLEFAQKLDIQDYLHKYQDEFIFPKVNGKKVIYFTGNSLGLQPKRAKKYVDEVMNDWADLAVEGHFYAEKPWWDYHERFADPLSRLVGALPSEVTVMNTLTVNLHLLMVSFYRPTAKRYKIICEEKAFPSDQYMFQSQVNFHGYKPEDVIVEIKRREGEHNIRQEDVLSKIEEVGEELALVLIGGVNYYTGQVFDMKTITKAGHRQGAYVGWDLAHAAGNIKLELHDWNVDFAAWCSYKYMNSGPGNASGCFVHEKHHNNKELPRFAGWWGHNKERRFKMESVFDPVQGAGGWQVSNLPILSLAPYLASVEMFDEIGMDQLILKRDKITSYLEFILNEISKEVHGSFEIITPVNPSERACQLSVFLHGEGRKLFDYLMKNGVITDWREPNVIRLAPVPLYTSYEDMFHFGQILKRGILEK comes from the coding sequence ATGGATTTCGAAAACACTCTGGAATTTGCTCAAAAATTAGATATTCAAGACTATTTACACAAATACCAAGATGAATTTATTTTTCCAAAAGTAAATGGGAAAAAGGTGATTTATTTTACAGGAAATTCATTGGGATTACAGCCCAAAAGAGCCAAAAAGTATGTTGATGAAGTAATGAATGATTGGGCAGATTTAGCTGTTGAAGGCCATTTTTATGCTGAAAAACCCTGGTGGGACTATCATGAGCGTTTTGCAGATCCATTGAGCAGATTAGTAGGTGCTTTGCCTTCAGAAGTTACTGTTATGAACACGCTGACAGTGAATCTTCATTTGCTGATGGTATCATTTTACAGACCAACAGCAAAACGATACAAAATCATTTGCGAAGAAAAAGCATTCCCTTCCGATCAGTATATGTTTCAGAGTCAGGTGAATTTTCACGGCTATAAACCAGAAGATGTTATTGTAGAAATCAAGCGCCGTGAAGGAGAACACAACATCAGGCAGGAAGATGTTTTATCAAAAATTGAAGAAGTCGGAGAGGAGCTGGCTCTAGTTTTAATAGGCGGAGTGAATTATTATACGGGTCAGGTTTTTGACATGAAAACAATTACCAAAGCTGGTCACAGACAAGGCGCTTATGTAGGCTGGGATTTGGCTCACGCTGCTGGAAATATCAAATTAGAACTGCACGATTGGAATGTTGATTTTGCGGCTTGGTGCAGTTATAAATACATGAATTCAGGACCAGGAAATGCATCGGGCTGTTTTGTTCATGAAAAACATCACAATAATAAAGAACTGCCTCGTTTTGCCGGCTGGTGGGGTCATAACAAAGAACGTCGTTTCAAGATGGAATCGGTTTTTGATCCTGTTCAGGGAGCCGGAGGATGGCAGGTAAGCAATCTGCCTATTTTATCTTTGGCGCCATATTTAGCTTCTGTCGAAATGTTTGACGAAATTGGAATGGATCAATTAATCTTAAAAAGAGATAAAATAACATCTTACTTAGAGTTTATTCTAAATGAAATCAGCAAAGAAGTTCATGGATCTTTTGAAATTATCACTCCGGTAAACCCTTCTGAAAGAGCATGTCAATTATCTGTTTTTCTTCACGGAGAAGGTCGTAAGCTGTTTGACTATTTAATGAAAAACGGAGTAATTACAGACTGGCGTGAACCCAATGTAATTCGATTGGCACCAGTTCCATTATATACTTCCTATGAAGATATGTTTCACTTTGGTCAGATTTTGAAAAGAGGGATATTAGAGAAATAA
- the uxuA gene encoding mannonate dehydratase — translation MKQTWRWFGPNDPVSLSYIKQTGATGIVSALHHVPHGEVWTIEEINKRKAEIEASGLVWDVVESITVHESIKTRTGNYQEYIDKYKESIRNVAACGIKVITYNFMPVNDWTRTQLDYVMPDGSEALYFNWVDLAIFDVYILKRENAEKSFPENIVSKAKERFSTITEQRLQEIADTVMFGIPGEKKITVEWMRNALKAYDNIDRDALRSNLSYFLNEICPVADECGVQLAIHPDDPPFDILGLPRIVNSMEDYDYILSNAPYKSNGICFCTGSLGASKANDLPEMVKKLDDKIHFIHLRNVRSDEEGNFFEADHLDGNTDMYAVMKELLLIQKKYKTSIPFRPDHGHQMLDDLGKQNNPGYSAIGRLRGLAELRGLEEGIVRSL, via the coding sequence ATGAAACAAACGTGGAGATGGTTTGGACCAAATGATCCCGTAAGTTTATCCTATATCAAACAGACTGGAGCAACAGGAATTGTATCAGCGCTGCATCACGTTCCCCACGGTGAAGTTTGGACAATAGAAGAAATCAATAAAAGAAAAGCCGAAATTGAAGCATCTGGTTTAGTCTGGGATGTAGTGGAAAGTATCACAGTTCATGAATCTATTAAAACCAGAACTGGAAATTATCAGGAATATATTGACAAATACAAAGAAAGTATCCGTAATGTTGCGGCCTGTGGTATCAAGGTAATCACTTACAATTTTATGCCGGTTAATGACTGGACTAGAACGCAGCTTGATTATGTGATGCCGGATGGTTCAGAAGCATTGTATTTTAATTGGGTAGATTTGGCAATTTTTGATGTTTATATTTTAAAAAGAGAAAATGCCGAAAAAAGTTTTCCTGAAAACATCGTTAGCAAAGCCAAAGAGCGTTTTTCTACAATTACTGAGCAAAGATTACAGGAAATAGCAGACACAGTGATGTTTGGAATACCTGGTGAAAAAAAGATAACAGTTGAGTGGATGCGTAATGCCTTGAAGGCTTATGATAACATTGACAGAGATGCTTTAAGAAGTAATCTGAGTTATTTTCTAAATGAGATCTGCCCAGTTGCTGATGAATGCGGTGTGCAGTTAGCTATTCATCCAGATGACCCTCCTTTTGATATTTTAGGTCTGCCTAGAATTGTAAACTCAATGGAAGATTATGATTATATCTTGTCGAATGCACCATATAAATCAAATGGAATCTGTTTTTGCACTGGTTCTTTAGGGGCTTCAAAAGCAAATGATTTACCTGAAATGGTTAAAAAATTAGATGATAAAATTCATTTTATTCATTTAAGAAACGTACGCAGTGATGAAGAAGGAAACTTTTTTGAAGCGGATCATTTAGATGGAAATACTGATATGTATGCTGTAATGAAAGAATTACTATTAATTCAGAAAAAATATAAAACTTCAATTCCTTTCCGCCCGGATCACGGACACCAAATGTTAGATGATTTAGGAAAACAAAACAATCCGGGTTATTCAGCTATCGGCCGACTTAGAGGTTTAGCAGAATTAAGAGGATTAGAAGAAGGTATTGTTCGTTCGTTATAA
- a CDS encoding DUF3857 domain-containing protein, with protein sequence MPYRFITTLTVALLLTTTFLFGQKSDYSILTISDSLKENANAVVRLNQTDIMIASQRSMNIKTKRVVTVLNDNGFQAVEAYEYYNKSSSIESISAIVYDGFGKEIKKIKKGDFRDVSAVSGSTLFSENRYIYLDYTPTQYPITVVFESETETSNTAFIPQWMPLNDYAVSIEKSIVNINYPSNLGFKYKEFNFSNFNIKKTRETATGLSFEATRIVAQKEETAGPSVSYLFPRVMMGLELFHLEGVDGNAKSWIEFGKWYNEKILTGTTDLPEETKAKIKALVGAETDPIKKAQIIYKYVQEKSRYVNISVGIGGWKPMLASDVDRLGYGDCKALSNYTKALLKAVDVSSYNVILYGNPRKRDIEADFVSMQGNHMILAVPNKNSYIFLECTSQVDPFGYQGTFTDDRNVLIVKPEGGEIVHTKIYEDLDNLQTSKGTYSIAENGDFSGKIGIVSEGSQYNQKFHNDKLSPTEMEAFYKDYWSTINNLKIKKITFKNDTDKVSFTENAEITAVNYGNVSANKMMFALNAFNPLTQNVKRIRNRKNPLEIQRGSVDIDEIEIALPVNFSIEFLPANFEITGKFGEYKTEIIKKDNSNIIYKRKFFLKKGLYTNKEYDEFRLFMEQISRNDNAKIILTKS encoded by the coding sequence ATGCCTTACAGATTTATTACAACTTTAACAGTTGCTCTATTATTAACTACTACGTTCCTTTTTGGTCAAAAAAGTGATTACAGCATCCTCACTATCTCGGATAGTCTCAAAGAAAATGCCAACGCTGTTGTTCGTTTAAACCAAACTGATATCATGATTGCATCGCAGCGCAGTATGAATATTAAAACGAAGAGAGTCGTAACTGTCTTAAATGATAATGGATTTCAAGCTGTTGAAGCTTACGAATACTATAATAAATCAAGTTCAATTGAAAGTATATCCGCAATAGTTTATGATGGTTTCGGTAAAGAGATTAAAAAAATAAAAAAAGGTGATTTTAGAGATGTAAGTGCCGTAAGCGGTAGCACACTTTTTTCAGAGAACCGATATATTTACTTGGATTATACACCTACACAGTATCCAATCACAGTAGTTTTTGAAAGTGAAACAGAAACTTCTAATACCGCTTTTATTCCACAATGGATGCCTCTAAATGATTATGCTGTAAGTATAGAAAAAAGCATTGTCAATATAAATTATCCTTCGAACCTTGGATTTAAATACAAAGAATTTAATTTTTCCAATTTTAATATAAAGAAAACAAGAGAAACTGCCACGGGACTTTCTTTTGAAGCAACCAGAATAGTAGCTCAAAAAGAAGAAACGGCGGGGCCATCTGTGAGTTATCTTTTTCCAAGAGTAATGATGGGATTAGAGCTGTTTCATTTGGAAGGAGTTGATGGAAATGCTAAAAGCTGGATTGAATTTGGAAAATGGTACAATGAAAAAATTCTGACTGGAACTACTGATCTGCCAGAAGAAACGAAAGCAAAAATTAAAGCTTTGGTTGGTGCCGAAACCGATCCTATTAAGAAAGCCCAAATCATTTATAAATATGTTCAGGAAAAATCGAGATACGTAAATATTAGTGTTGGTATTGGCGGTTGGAAACCAATGCTGGCAAGTGATGTAGACCGATTGGGTTATGGAGACTGTAAAGCTTTGAGTAATTACACCAAAGCGCTTCTCAAAGCTGTTGATGTTTCTTCCTATAATGTGATTTTATACGGAAATCCAAGAAAAAGGGATATTGAAGCTGATTTTGTTTCGATGCAGGGAAATCACATGATTTTGGCAGTGCCAAATAAAAATTCGTATATTTTTCTGGAGTGTACCAGTCAGGTAGATCCTTTCGGATATCAAGGAACGTTTACAGATGATAGAAATGTTTTGATTGTAAAACCTGAAGGCGGCGAAATTGTTCATACCAAAATTTATGAAGATCTGGATAATCTTCAAACGAGTAAAGGAACCTATTCTATTGCCGAAAATGGTGATTTCTCTGGTAAAATTGGAATTGTTTCCGAAGGATCTCAGTACAATCAAAAATTTCATAATGATAAGCTTTCGCCAACAGAAATGGAAGCTTTTTATAAAGACTATTGGAGTACTATTAATAATCTGAAAATAAAAAAAATCACTTTTAAAAACGATACTGATAAAGTAAGTTTTACCGAAAATGCAGAGATAACAGCTGTAAATTATGGAAACGTGTCTGCCAATAAAATGATGTTTGCTCTAAATGCTTTTAATCCATTGACCCAAAATGTAAAACGAATCCGAAATAGAAAAAATCCTTTGGAAATTCAAAGAGGATCTGTAGATATAGATGAAATTGAAATTGCTTTGCCAGTTAATTTTTCTATCGAATTTCTTCCAGCTAATTTTGAAATTACAGGAAAATTTGGAGAATATAAAACAGAGATCATAAAAAAAGACAATAGCAATATCATTTACAAGCGAAAGTTCTTTTTGAAAAAAGGATTATATACCAATAAGGAATACGATGAATTCCGTCTATTTATGGAACAGATTTCCAGAAACGACAATGCCAAAATAATTTTAACCAAAAGCTAA
- a CDS encoding nucleotide pyrophosphohydrolase yields MDLKNAQLDVDTWIKEHGVRYFNELTNMAQLTEEVGEVARIIARRYGEQSEKESDKNKDLGEELADVVFVVLCLANQTGIDLQAAFDKKMDLKSVRDKDRHKNNDKLK; encoded by the coding sequence ATGGATTTAAAAAATGCACAATTAGACGTAGATACCTGGATTAAAGAACACGGAGTCCGCTATTTCAATGAACTGACTAATATGGCGCAGCTTACCGAAGAAGTAGGTGAAGTGGCCCGAATCATAGCACGCCGTTACGGAGAACAATCTGAAAAAGAGAGTGATAAAAATAAGGATCTTGGGGAAGAATTGGCTGATGTAGTTTTTGTAGTATTGTGTTTGGCGAATCAGACAGGAATCGATTTACAGGCTGCTTTTGATAAAAAAATGGATCTGAAATCAGTTAGAGACAAGGACCGCCACAAAAACAACGATAAACTAAAATAA
- a CDS encoding flavin reductase family protein: MKSISKETILKMDKIEKLNLINSCTGFKSANLIATKSIEGNTNVAIFSSVTHLGSSPSLIGFIVRPTTTPRDTYKNIMETGYFTINHITIDMIADAHHTSANYESGLSEFDKTNLEEEYKDGISIPFVKGSPVQLYCKFVNEYIIKENNTIHVIASIENIFFDEILEHKDGWLQLDKGNIVTLNGADGYFLPKLIDRFQQAQQDVPTKSLRRDKE; encoded by the coding sequence ATGAAAAGCATTTCAAAAGAAACCATTTTAAAAATGGATAAGATTGAGAAATTAAATTTAATTAATTCATGTACCGGATTTAAATCTGCCAATCTCATTGCTACAAAATCTATTGAGGGCAATACCAATGTTGCTATTTTCAGCAGTGTCACTCACTTGGGAAGCAGTCCGTCCCTGATTGGTTTTATTGTACGTCCAACCACTACTCCTAGAGACACTTATAAAAACATCATGGAAACCGGCTATTTCACAATAAACCATATTACAATCGATATGATTGCTGATGCACATCACACATCGGCTAATTATGAATCCGGACTCTCCGAATTTGACAAAACCAATCTTGAAGAAGAATATAAAGATGGAATCAGCATTCCGTTTGTAAAAGGGAGTCCTGTACAGCTCTACTGTAAATTTGTAAATGAATACATAATCAAAGAAAACAATACGATACATGTTATAGCATCCATTGAAAACATATTTTTTGACGAAATACTGGAACATAAAGACGGCTGGCTGCAGCTAGACAAAGGAAATATTGTTACACTAAATGGTGCGGACGGTTATTTTTTACCAAAACTTATCGATCGGTTCCAGCAAGCGCAGCAAGACGTTCCAACAAAATCCTTGAGAAGAGACAAAGAATAA
- the aroA gene encoding 3-phosphoshikimate 1-carboxyvinyltransferase — protein sequence MNLLVQTSHLDLQDQIAITGSKSETNRLLLLQALFSNITLANTSNSDDSEVMQKALKGDDEIVDIHHAGTAMRFLTAYFAVNEGREVVLTGSQRMTERPIKVLVEALVQLGAKITYEKEEGYPPIRIKGQKITANKVSIPANVSSQYISALLLVAPKLENGIELTLVGEITSVPYIKMTLALLNDLNIETSFVGNVITVKPKKEVETKVMTVESDWSSASYFFSLAALAKTASVSLTSYKETSLQGDSALVEIYKQMGVSSQFEGNKIILTKQEGFDYKDITFDLNNTPDIAQTIVVTCLGLGIGCHLTGLHTLKIKETDRLEALRIELTKLGANISVTNDSLTLAATDKINEEIRIDTYNDHRMAMAFAPLALKVPIIINNADVVSKSYPDFWDDLKRLGFFVVQKWSFT from the coding sequence ATGAATTTACTAGTTCAAACTTCCCATCTCGATTTACAAGATCAAATTGCAATAACAGGTTCCAAAAGCGAAACCAATAGACTTTTGCTGTTGCAGGCTTTGTTTTCCAATATTACTTTGGCCAACACATCAAATTCTGATGATAGTGAAGTGATGCAAAAAGCATTGAAAGGCGATGATGAAATTGTAGATATCCATCATGCAGGAACAGCAATGCGTTTCTTGACAGCTTATTTTGCAGTAAACGAAGGCCGTGAAGTGGTTTTGACAGGATCTCAAAGAATGACTGAACGTCCAATTAAAGTTTTGGTAGAAGCTTTGGTGCAGTTAGGAGCAAAAATAACATATGAAAAAGAAGAAGGCTATCCGCCAATTCGTATCAAAGGGCAGAAAATTACAGCAAATAAAGTCAGCATTCCTGCGAATGTAAGCAGTCAGTATATATCGGCATTGCTTTTGGTAGCGCCAAAATTAGAGAACGGAATTGAACTGACTTTGGTTGGCGAAATAACTTCTGTTCCATATATCAAAATGACTTTGGCTCTGCTAAATGATTTAAATATTGAAACTAGTTTCGTTGGAAACGTTATTACAGTAAAACCTAAAAAAGAAGTAGAAACCAAAGTAATGACAGTGGAATCCGATTGGAGTTCAGCTTCTTACTTTTTCAGTTTAGCTGCTTTGGCAAAAACAGCTTCTGTTTCGTTGACAAGTTATAAAGAAACAAGCCTGCAGGGAGATTCTGCTTTGGTTGAAATCTATAAACAAATGGGGGTTTCTTCCCAATTTGAAGGCAATAAAATTATTTTGACAAAACAAGAAGGTTTCGATTATAAAGACATTACTTTCGACTTAAATAATACGCCGGATATTGCACAGACTATTGTAGTTACTTGTCTGGGATTGGGTATTGGCTGCCACTTGACAGGCCTGCACACCTTAAAAATTAAGGAAACTGACAGGCTGGAAGCACTCCGAATCGAATTAACTAAACTTGGAGCTAACATATCAGTAACCAATGATAGTTTGACATTAGCGGCAACAGATAAGATTAATGAAGAAATAAGAATTGATACTTATAACGACCACAGAATGGCAATGGCATTTGCACCATTAGCATTAAAAGTGCCAATTATTATCAATAATGCCGATGTGGTGTCAAAATCATATCCTGATTTTTGGGATGATTTAAAAAGACTGGGCTTTTTTGTTGTTCAAAAATGGTCATTTACCTAG